Proteins co-encoded in one Flavivirga eckloniae genomic window:
- a CDS encoding CPBP family intramembrane glutamic endopeptidase: protein MYITQAYKGLHDWWRYIIGVIIAILGVFAFSLPHVVAIIIGTFKGDIDQSQMNDTSYVMGLFEPNLNLVFILLPFAGGLLFLLLAVKYLHKQSLKHLTTTRKKIDWKRFWFIFFLWGIVSSSFVLIDYVLTPEDYVFNFKLGPFLILCVIAIALIPLQTSFEEYLFRGYLMQGIGIIAKNKWVPLVITSLVFGVLHIANPEVEKLGYVIMVYYIGTGLVLGIMTLMDEGMELALGFHAANNLFTALLVTADWTAFQTHSIFKDMSDPQTMGVMEIFVPVFVVFPILLFILSKKYKWTNWKDKLFGTVTEPPNENYKIIEDIGSDTRI, encoded by the coding sequence ATGTATATAACTCAAGCTTATAAAGGATTGCATGATTGGTGGCGGTATATAATAGGAGTAATAATTGCCATTTTAGGTGTTTTTGCTTTTTCCTTACCGCATGTAGTAGCCATAATAATCGGTACATTTAAAGGTGATATAGACCAATCGCAAATGAATGATACAAGCTATGTTATGGGACTATTTGAACCTAACTTAAACTTAGTTTTTATATTATTACCTTTTGCCGGTGGATTGTTATTTCTACTATTAGCAGTTAAATATTTACATAAGCAATCGTTAAAACATTTAACAACTACCAGAAAAAAAATAGATTGGAAACGGTTTTGGTTTATTTTCTTTCTATGGGGTATTGTTTCAAGTAGTTTTGTTTTAATTGACTATGTTCTTACACCAGAAGACTATGTATTTAATTTTAAATTGGGTCCCTTTTTAATACTTTGTGTTATTGCCATTGCGCTAATACCTTTACAAACGAGTTTTGAAGAGTATTTATTTAGAGGGTATTTAATGCAAGGGATTGGAATTATTGCAAAAAACAAATGGGTGCCATTAGTCATTACTTCATTGGTTTTTGGCGTGTTACATATTGCAAACCCAGAGGTTGAAAAATTAGGGTATGTTATTATGGTTTATTACATCGGTACAGGATTGGTATTGGGGATAATGACGCTTATGGATGAAGGTATGGAGTTGGCTTTAGGGTTTCATGCTGCAAATAATTTGTTTACGGCCCTTTTGGTTACAGCAGATTGGACAGCTTTTCAAACACATTCTATCTTTAAGGATATGTCAGATCCGCAAACCATGGGAGTTATGGAAATATTTGTTCCCGTATTTGTAGTGTTTCCTATATTGCTTTTTATTCTATCTAAAAAGTACAAATGGACAAATTGGAAGGATAAACTTTTCGGAACCGTTACAGAACCACCAAATGAAAATTATAAAATAATAGAAGATATAGGAAGTGACACCAGAATATAA
- a CDS encoding AMP-binding protein, which translates to MTPEYNKVHNRFKLNGIHYTYEDLMEVAYSFVKEGMPYEALIGEFLLDWLDHHEVIKVNTSGSTGKPKRISINKQAMVSSAIATGNFFNLKPGDKALHCLPSNFIAGKMMLIRAVILGLEVDLVAPTLQPDFNTKTYYDFCAMIPAQLQNSLDKSSRIKTIIVGGAPVSSALRHAVQDIPSNVYETYGMTETVTHIAVKKTNNFNSEKEEGLAKASYFQTLPNVRISQDKRDCLVIEAPELLKDKIVTNDIVKCHSETEFEWLGRYDNVINSGGLKLFPETIEAKLQDKIKERYFVASTPHETLGEQLVLVLEGDSNKLNESIFADLDKLEKPKSVFAVKEFVETDSGKIQRKKTLELLDL; encoded by the coding sequence GTGACACCAGAATATAATAAAGTTCATAACAGGTTTAAGCTTAATGGTATTCATTATACATATGAAGACCTTATGGAAGTGGCATATAGTTTTGTTAAAGAGGGTATGCCATACGAAGCACTTATTGGTGAGTTTTTACTCGATTGGTTAGATCATCATGAGGTTATAAAAGTGAATACCTCTGGCTCTACAGGAAAACCAAAACGTATTTCAATTAATAAACAAGCTATGGTAAGTTCTGCCATAGCCACAGGAAATTTTTTCAATTTAAAGCCGGGCGATAAAGCATTACATTGTTTACCATCAAATTTTATAGCTGGTAAAATGATGCTTATTAGAGCTGTCATTCTTGGATTAGAAGTGGATTTGGTAGCACCAACTTTACAACCGGATTTTAACACAAAAACCTATTATGATTTTTGTGCCATGATTCCAGCACAACTGCAAAATTCATTAGATAAGTCTAGTCGAATAAAAACAATTATTGTTGGAGGAGCACCAGTTTCGAGTGCATTGAGGCATGCTGTTCAAGATATACCTTCTAATGTTTATGAAACTTACGGTATGACCGAAACGGTTACCCATATTGCAGTTAAAAAAACAAATAATTTTAACAGTGAAAAAGAAGAAGGGCTTGCAAAAGCCTCTTATTTTCAAACCCTGCCAAATGTTAGGATTTCTCAAGATAAAAGAGATTGCTTAGTAATAGAAGCCCCAGAGCTTTTAAAAGATAAGATTGTAACGAACGATATTGTTAAATGCCATTCGGAAACAGAGTTTGAATGGTTAGGGCGTTACGACAATGTTATAAATTCCGGAGGTCTAAAACTGTTTCCTGAAACGATTGAAGCTAAACTTCAAGATAAAATAAAGGAACGGTATTTTGTAGCTTCAACCCCTCACGAAACTTTAGGAGAACAGCTTGTTCTAGTTCTGGAAGGCGATTCCAATAAGCTTAACGAATCTATTTTTGCTGACTTGGACAAACTTGAAAAACCAAAAAGTGTTTTTGCGGTAAAGGAGTTTGTAGAAACCGATTCAGGAAAAATTCAGCGCAAAAAAACATTGGAGTTATTAGATTTATAA